The following proteins are encoded in a genomic region of Primulina huaijiensis isolate GDHJ02 chromosome 3, ASM1229523v2, whole genome shotgun sequence:
- the LOC140974334 gene encoding growth-regulating factor 1-like, with protein MDFGVVSHKPPASNTPCGGSNEPGNDQGHGSVSFKHQRSGLADDNWRLTRMPKPGEVDSSSKNCTSESFAALGRSNPWGLGVEEGQQMLSFSRNGGMSSDDASRSIAFSFFPDEPHGRTGGGLNESMGATFARLKGPFTPSQWMELEHQALIFKHFVANVPVPSYLLVSIKKSLYSNGSHASNFLGWGPFHLGFSGSNDPEPGRCRRTDGKKWRCSRDAVPDQKYCERHINRGRHRSRKPVEGHTGHAVSGSTASNVALIASSSSASVISSSSASNSFGVIPHQVNSLQPNLTIASADNCDNRTQGLQGSSLIPSTIDLKSKDMPFSIAKQFIPLEKSPYLEFGWVTSDSLVNPAERISYMTTRNTDSFLKYTDKETINQPSAQHFIDNCPKNQSNSGTDSWPEELNSDWTQLSMSIPVAPEFSSSSSSPIQKKSTISTITLSQELKPINMSLGVNHNFGDQMQKQSWGSSSMGGPLGEVLTSTTSYAETGPNMDASPTGVLQELTFITRSNSSSASSPRSADKKAIPAPLGHE; from the exons ATGGATTTTGGGGTTGTAAGCCACAAGCCACCCGCTTCTAATACTCCTTGTGGGGGTTCGAATGAGCCCGGAAATGATCAGGGTCACGGATCTGTGAGTTTTAAGCACCAAAGATCCGGGCTTGCTGACGATAACTGGAGGCTTACCAGAATGCCGAAGCCTGGTGAAGTTGATTCCAGCTCCAAGAACTGTACAAGTGAAAGTTTTGCGGCTCTTGGAAGATCTAATCCGTGGGGATTAGGGGTTGAAGAAGGACAGCAAATGCTTTCGTTTTCTCGAAATGGTGGGATGAGTAGCGATGATGCAAGTAGGAGCATTGCGTTTTCATTTTTTCCGGATGAGCCCCATGGTAGAACAGGAG GTGGTTTAAATGAAAGCATGGGTGCGACTTTTGCTAGGCTGAAAGGGCCATTTACTCCTTCTCAATGGATGGAACTTGAACATCAGGCTTTGATCTTTAAACATTTTGTGGCGAATGTTCCAGTTCCATCATATTTACTTGTGTCCATCAAGAAATCCCTATACTCAAATGGAAGTCATGCCTCTAATTTCT TGGGGTGGGGTCCTTTCCATCTTGGTTTTTCCGGAAGCAATGATCCCGAGCCTGGGAGGTGTAGGAGAACAGATGGAAAGAAGTGGCGATGCTCTAGAGATGCTGTACCTGATCAGAAATACTGTGAAAGGCACATTAACAGGGGTCGCCACCGTTCAAGAAAGCCTGTGGAAGGTCACACTGGCCATGCTGTCTCTGGATCCACTGCTTCAAATGTGGCACTGATTGCCTCTTCCTCATCAGCGTCGGTGATATCCAGCAGCAGCGCATCCAACAGCTTTGGTGTCATTCCACACCAAGTCAATTCCTTGCAGCCCAATCTTACCATTGCTTCTGCTGACAATTGTGACAACCG AACACAAGGGCTTCAAGGCTCATCTTTAATACCTTCTACCATCGATCTGAAGTCTAAAGATATGCCATTCTCCATTGCAAAACAATTCATTCCACTTGAAAAATCACCTTACTTGGAGTTTGGATGGGTCACCTCCGATTCCCTTGTCAATCCCGCGGAAAGGATATCCTACATGACTACTAGAAACACTGATTCTTTCTTAAAATACACCGACAAAGAAACAATCAATCAACCTTCAGCCCAGCATTTTATTGATAATTGCCCAAAGAATCAGTCAAATAGTGGCACAGACTCCTGGCCCGAGGAACTGAACTCAGATTGGACCCAGCTTTCGATGTCCATACCAGTTGCTCCAGAGTTTTCATCATCCTCTAGTTCTCCCATACAGAAGAAATCAACGATCTCAACTATTACGCTGTCGCAGGAGCTTAAGCCTATCAATATGAGCCTTGGTGTGAATCACAATTTTGGTGACCAAATGCAAAAGCAATCATGGGGTAGTAGTTCAATGGGTGGACCCTTAGGCGAGGTTTTGACAAGCACGACATCCTATGCAGAAACGGGCCCAAACATGGATGCCTCTCCTACTGGTGTCCTGCAAGAATTAACTTTCATCACGCGTTCTAATAGCAGTTCAGCAAGCAGCCCACGAAGCGCCGACAAGAAAGCAATCCCAGCTCCTCTCGGGCACGAATGA
- the LOC140974335 gene encoding large ribosomal subunit protein uL23-like — protein sequence MITSAISSSTAVSPANWFGQHKVSCSAGSSFKLKDLAPSFVSSSSHVLGCCLAHPVMNTAESTNESNVWSHLSKNIDFPNYLDPVASYRTTSKKEKDPRKLNSMASQFKELDHHLVIQYPIITESAMKAILENNTLVFIVDKRADKNDVKDAVRIMLQIKAEKVNTLNLPNGAKKAYVKLGPGYNAIDVAKKIRIL from the exons ATGATTACCTCTGCAATATCTTCATCGACAGCAGTCAGCCCTGCAAATTGGTTCGGTCAGCACAAAGTATCATGTTCAGCTGGATCTTCGTTCAAGTTGAAG GACCTAGCACCGAGCTTTGTATCATCGTCCTCTCACGTTCTAGGATGTTGTTTGGCGCACCCTGTGATGAACACTGCTGAAAGTACCAATGAATCTAATGTCTGGTCTCATTTATCGAAGAATATAGACTTCCCGAATTACTTAGATCCCGTGGCATCCTATCGAACAACATCAAAGAAGGAAAAGGATCCACGAAAACTTAACAGTATGGCATCTCAGTTCAAGGAGCTCGACCATCATTTGGTTATTCAATATCCAATTATTACCGAGTCTGCAATGAAGGCGATATTGGAGAACAACACTTTGGTTTTCATCGTGGACAAACGTGCTgacaagaatgatgtcaaagatGCTGTTAGGATTATGTTACAGATCAAGGCCGAGAAGGTAAATACCTTGAACTTGCCCAATGGCGCGAAGAAAGCCTACGTCAAGCTCGGGCCAGGTTATAACGCCATTGATGTTGCAAAGAAGATTAGAATCTTGTGA
- the LOC140974336 gene encoding ADP-ribosylation factor-like protein 2 encodes MGLLSIIRKIKRKEKEMRVLMVGLDNSGKTTIVLKINGEDTSVINPTLGFNIKTINYQKYTLNIWDVGGQKTIRSYWRNYFEQTDGLIWVVDSSDIRRLNDCKYELDNLLKEERLSGASLLIFANKQDIQGSLSPDEIAKVLNLEAMDKTRHWRIVGCSAYTGEGLLEGFDWLVQDVASRIYVLD; translated from the exons ATGGGTCTACTCAGCATCATCCGCAAAATCAAGCGCAAAGAGAAGGAGATGCGCGTTCTCATGGT GGGTCTTGACAATTCGGGAAAGACAACAATAGTTTTGAAAATCAACGGTGAAGACACCAGTGTTATCAACCCAACACTCGGCTTCAACATTAAAACCATCAATTACCAGAA GTACACTTTAAATATATGGGATGTAGGTGGGCAGAAAACCATTAGGTCCTATTGGAGGAACTATTTCGAGCAAACTGATGGGTTGATTTGGGTGGTTGATAGTTCAGATATTAGAAGGCTGAAtgattgcaaatatgagttggATAATCTTTTGAAAGAAGAG AGGCTATCAGGAGCATCATTGTTGATTTTTGCTAATAAGCAGGATATACAAGGTTCTCTGTCACCAGATGAGATAGCTAAG GTGCTCAACTTGGAAGCAATGGACAAAACCAGACATTGGAGAATTGTGGGATGTAGTGCATATACTGGGGAAGGACTGCTTGAAGGATTTGATTGGTTGGTTCAAGATGTTGCCTCGAGAATTTACGTACTCGATTAA